One window from the genome of Diospyros lotus cultivar Yz01 chromosome 11, ASM1463336v1, whole genome shotgun sequence encodes:
- the LOC127812558 gene encoding phosphatidylinositol 4-kinase gamma 4-like, whose protein sequence is MSVAGVASGLILEESVPSSGYLNSWLDLCSDESIVIYLTIAGSVIPMRVLESDSIASVKLRIQTCKGFVVKKQKLVFGGRELARNDSCIKDYGVSEGNVLHLILRLSDLLTITVRTACGKQFEFQVDRHRNVGHLKQLIAKKGKAFSDPEDQELFCNGEKLEEQRPIDDVFNTDAVIHLVVQKSAKVQTKPVEKDVELSIVAANWIERTDGLHGGESRSKEVQVLPGKPLIRDLFLEPVLVNPKIELPPLIWDMIKSTLDGLEKGKQPIRSSEGAGGTYLMQDALGDKYLSVFKPIDEEPNALNNPQGLPLSINGEGLKRGTRVGEGAFREVAAYILDHPRSGPRSLLSAEVGFAGVPPTVMVQCLHSGFNHPDGYECAPKNVKIGSLQMFMKNNGCCEDMGPRDFPVEDVHRISVLDVRIANADRHAGNILVSKDGEEGRIVLIPIDHGYCLPETFEDCTFDWLNWPQAHQPYSPETLEYIKSLDAEQDIALLKFYGWDLPLECARTLRISTMLLKKGAERGLTPFAIGSIMCRETLNKESVIEEVVRKAHDSILPGMSEAAFLESVSQILDFQLDKLAK, encoded by the exons ATGTCTGTTGCTGGTGTTGCTTCTGGTTTGATTCTCGAAGAATCTGTACCATCTTCCGGCTATCTGAATAGCTGGTTAGATCTCTGCTCCGATGAATCGATTGTAATTTACCTCACCATCGCTGGTTCTGTGATTCCCATGAGGGTGTTGGAGTCTGATTCGATTGCATCAGTTAAACTTAGGATCCAGACATGTAAAGGATTCGTAGTAAAGAAACAGAAGCTAGTTTTTGGGGGAAGGGAGTTGGCACGAAATGATTCCTGTATTAAGGACTACGGCGTTTCGGAGGGAAATGTCCTGCATTTGATTCTGCGGCTTTCTGATCTCCTTACCATCACCGTCAGGACTGCCTGCGGGAAGCAATTTGAGTTTCAGGTTGATCGCCATAGAAATGTTGGTCATCTCAAGCAATTAATTGCTAAGAAAGGGAAGGCTTTTTCTGATCCTGAGGATCAAGAACTTTTCTGCAACGGCGAGAAGCTTGAGGAGCAGAGGCCTATTGACGATGTTTTCAATACAGATGCTGTGATTCACTTGGTAGTCCAGAAATCTGCCAAAGTCCAGACCAAGCCGGTGGAGAAAGATGTTGAACTCTCCATTGTGGCAGCTAACTGGATTGAGAGGACTGATGGACTACATGGAGGAGAGAGCCGATCCAAGGAGGTTCAAGTTTTACCTGGGAAGCCACTAATTAGGGACTTGTTCTTGGAACCAGTTCTTGTTAATCCGAAGATTGAATTGCCTCCTCTGATATGGGACATGATCAAGTCCACACTTGATGGACTTGAGAAAGGAAAACAGCCTATTAGATCATCTGAGGGCGCCGGAGGAACTTATCTCATGCAGGATGCACTTGGAGACAAGTATCTTTCCGTCTTTAAGCCCATAGATGAAGAACCGAATGCTCTCAATAACCCTCAGGGGTTGCCATTGTCAATAAATGGTGAAGGGTTAAAGAGGGGAACCAGAGTTGGAGAAGGTGCATTTAGGGAAGTTGCAGCATACATTCTAGACCATCCAAGGAGTGGTCCGCGGTCATTATTGAGCGCGGAGGTTGGTTTTGCTGGTGTGCCGCCTACTGTTATGGTTCAATGCTTGCACAGTGGATTTAATCATCCGGATGGCTACGAGTGTGCCCCAAAGAATGTCAAGATCGGTTCGCTACAAATGTTCATGAAGAATAACGGCTGTTGTGAGGACATGGGCCCTCGGGATTTCCCCGTGGAGGATGTCCACAGGATCAGTGTGCTTGATGTAAGAATCGCAAATGCAGATAGGCATGCCGGAAATATTCTTGTGAGCAAGGACGGGGAAGAAGGACGTATTGTGCTTATTCCTATCGATCATGGATACTGTTTGCCCGAGACT TTTGAAGACTGCACCTTCGACTGGTTGAATTGGCCCCAAGCCCACCAACCATACTCCCCGGAAACCCTGGAATACATAAAATCTCTGGATGCTGAACAAGACATTGCGTTGCTGAAGTTCTATGGATGGGACCTTCCCCTTGAATGTGCCCGAACATTACGCATCTCTACCATGCTTCTAAAGAAGGGGGCCGAAAGAGGACTCACTCCCTTCGCCATTGGAAGCATCATGTGCAGAGAAACCTTGAACAAGGAATCTGTCATCGAGGAGGTTGTTCGCAAGGCACACGACTCCATCCTCCCAGGTATGAGTGAAGCTGCATTTCTCGAATCTGTATCCCAGATTCTGGATTTCCAGCTCGACAAGCTCGCGAAATAA